The nucleotide window TCCGTAACAACCCCAAGCTCAAAGCTCTCGTAATGCTTGTTGAGGATTTCCAGGGCATCCTCCTTTTCCTCCGGAGGAACAATCGCGACGAGGCCCACACCCATGTTGAAGACTCGGAACATCTCCTCCAGAGGAACGCCGTTCTCGTGGATGAGCCTGAATATCCCCTCAATCGGGGGCATCTCGATGGAGAAGCCGTAGTTCGTGAGGCGCTTGAGGTTCGTAAGCCCGCCGCCGGTTATGTGGGCCAGCCCGTGGACTTCCACCCTTTCGAGCAGTTCAAGAACCGCCCTCACGTAAATCCTCGTCGGCTCAAGGAGCCACTCCCAGAGCTTTCTTCCCTCGTATTCGTAGTCGAGGCCGTACTTCGGAATGAGGAGCTTCCTCGCGAGGGTCAGGCCGTTTGAGTGGATTCCCGAGCTCGAAATTCCTATTACAGCGTCGCCGGGTTTTATCTTCTCGCCGGTGATTACCTTTCCCTTCTCGACGATTCCGATGGCAGTTCCTGCCAAATCAAAGCCGTTTACTAGGTCGGGCATCACGGCAGTTTCCCCGCCGACTATCGCTATCCCGGCCTGTTCCGCTCCAGCGTAGAGGCCCTTTGCTATCTCCCCAAAGACTCTCTCATCGGGCTCCCTCACCGCGAGGTAGTCAACGAGGGCTACAGGCTCAGCCCCAACGCAGAGCAGGTCGTTCACGTTCATCGCTATCATGTCTATCCCTATCGTGTCGAACTTGCCAACCGCCTCAGCGACGAGAACCTTTGTTCCAACTCCGTCTGTCGTCATGGCGAGATAAAATTTCCCAAAGTCGAGCAAAGCGGAGTAGTGGCCGAGGTTTTCCGCGGGCTCCCCGGACTTTCCCCTCCTGAACCTGAACGTCTCCCTCGCGAGGTTGATTATGCTTCTCAAAGCCCTGGCAGTTTTCTCGTCGTCAACTCCGGCCTGGGCGTAGGTCAGCATGAGCATCACCGGTGGAAGTTCCGCAGAGGACTTAAAAAGTTTGCCATTTTTTTGCCAAAAAATGCTTAAATATCTGGAATTTTTAACATTAAAACGTCAAAACCTGCCAGGGGTGGTGGCTGTGATTAAGCCCCGCGATGAACTTGGAACTGCCATGACGGATTCCGCTCAGAAGATACTCCTTCTCGGGAGTGGAGAACTCGGAAAGGAGATAGCGATTGAGGCTCAGAGGCTCGGCGTGGAGGTTGTAGCCGTTGACCGCTACGCCAGCGCTCCGGCCATGCAGGTCGCCCACCGCTCCTACGTGAGCGACATGAGGAACGCGGACTTCCTCTTTTCGGTCATCGAGAGAGAGAAGCCCGACGCGATAATCCCGGAGATTGAGGCGATTAACCTCGATGCCCTCTTCGAGCTTGAGAAGGACGGCTACTTCGTGGTTCCGAACGCGAAGGCGACCTGGATTGCCATGCACCGCGAGAGGACGAGGGAAACCCTTGCGAAGGAAGCGAAGGTTCCAACTTCACGCTACGCCTACGCGACCACACTCGATGAACTCTACGAGGCCTGCGAAAAGATAGGCTATCCCTGCCACACAAAGGCTATAATGAGCTCCTCTGGAAAGGGCTCCTACTTCGTTAAAGGCCCCGAGGATATACCCAAGGCCTGGGAAGTCGCTAAAAAGAAAGCCCGCGGCAGCGCCGACAAGATAATCGTTGAGGAGCACATCGACTTCGACGTCGAGGTTACGGAGCTCGCGGTGAGGCACTACGACGAGAACGGCGAGGTGGTTACCACTTTCCCGAAGCCCGTCGGCCACTACCAGATTGACGGCGACTACCACTCCAGCTGGCAACCTGCTGAAATATTGGAGAGGGCAGAGCGCGAGGTTTACAGGATAGCGAAGCGCATCACCGATGTCCTCGGCGGTCTCGGACTGTTTGGCGTCGAGATGTTCGTGAAGGGCGATAAGGTCTGGGCCAACGAGGTCTCGCCGAGGCCCCACGACACCGGAATGGTAACTTTGGCTTCCCATCCGACCGGCTTCTCCGAGTTCGGGCTTCACCTGAGGGCAGTCCTTGGCCTTCCGATTCCGGGCGAGTGGGTAAACGGCTATCGTCTGTTCCCGCTCCTGACTCCCGCTGCCACTCACGTTATCAAGGCCAACGTCTCCGGCTACTCGCCGAGGTTCCGCGGATTAGCTAAGGCCCTCAGCGTCCCGAACGCAACGGTGAGGCTCTTCGGCAAGCCAGAGGCCTATCCGGGAAGGAGGCTTGGAGTTGCAATAGCCTGGGACAAGAACGTGGAGGGGGCGAAGAGGAAGGCCGAGATGGTTGCCCATTCAATAGAGCTGAGAACGCGCTCCTCGGACTGGCACGGGCAGGAATATGAGAAGAGAAAGCATCTGATGGGGTGAATCATCCAAAGATGCTCGGTCCGAAGAGGTGCAGGAACACTTCGAAGGCTATGAGCACGAGGGCTATCGCGATGACGCCCTTCGGGCTGACCTTAATCGCCCTGGTGTCCTCATCGAAGAACCTCATAAGCCCGGCGCCTGTTGGGGGAAGGGTCGTCTTGTCCTTTGCCATCCTTTACCACCTTCCTTCATTTGGTGGAACGATTAAAAAGCTTTGCCCCGGGGCTCGTTTTTAAGTTTTTTCACTAAAGTTTATTAACGTTCGCGCCCATCCCTATGCGGTGGGGAGCATGGACTACGGCAGTCTGAGTCCGAGGATGAAGAGGGTCTACACCCAGGTTCGCTACCTTGACGATTACCACTGGAACATCAGCGGTGAGGCCATAGAGGGAATCCACAAGAAGAGCGGGATAAGGGTCCTCATTCTCGCGGCCGACAACAGAGAGCACGCTTTGAAAATGGCGGACGAGATCAACGAGAAGGGCATCGTGATCATAGCCGTCCCGGAGAAGGGCGTCTTCACGGTTCACAACGGGGCCTTCATCATGACTTACAAGTACGCCAGGGCTACGCTGAGTGACATACACGACCACATCGTCTGGAGCGGTTTCAAGGTCGTTGAGAACGGAAACCTGCTTGAGCAGGAGGACATCTACGAGTACCTCGGAGGCAGGCTCATCGATCACATAAAGGAGAACGCCGTGATCGGCCAGGATTACGTTTTCTGGCAGTTTTACCTGTGCGAGGAGTGCGGCAAGTACGTTGATATCGACAGCTTAGAGGCCCATTTGAAGGGTCACGGGATAAAGCTCCACGAGAAAAGTGAGGAGAGGTACGAGATCTTTGAGATAAACTTCCGCGATGGCAAGGTGTACGATAAGTTTGGGGAGGAGGTTCCCCTCTCGAAGTTCAGCGACGAGGCGAGGGATTTCCTAAGGGAGTCGATGGAGGGGAAGTGATCACTCCCTCTGGTTTTTCTCGGCCTTCTTCAGGCTTTTCAGGGGTGTGAACTCCCTCAGCACGAGCTTCCATTCCTGCTCCTTTAGGGCTTCCGGGTTCGCAACGAGGACTAGGGTGCCGCCCTTGGACAGCACGAAGTCCCTCACAGAGAGCAGGAACTTAAAGGCCACCTGGAAGCCGACCTCTATCACGAGGTACTCGAAGGCGTCAACGTAGACCGTTCGGTAGCCCCTCTCGATCTCCCTCACGATTAGATCCTGGAGTATGCCCAGTTTGGTCGGCGAGATGGCTATCACCTTGGGGCTGTCCGAGACCTGCCCCTCCTTGGCCTTGGTTATCCAGAACACCATAGACGCCGGCGTGAACTTCCCGACAATTTCCGCCGGCGAGAGCCTTGTAACGGCTATTATATCGTTCTCGAAAAACTCGGGGAGGATCTTCTGGATATCCTTTCTGTCCCGGGCAAGGTAGGAGCCAGGAGTAAGGGGCGGCGATTCGGGTCTCCTCATGGGCTCTGAGAGCGGGTAGAACACGAAGGTGAATGCTCCAACGGCCGCGAGAAGCCTTCCGATCGCCGCGAGGAAGAAGGCCATGTTGGAGTACCACACAACAGGTCGTCCGAAGGGATACGTCAGGTTTAGCAGGCCCACTATGCCAAGGCCTACGGGGAAGAGCCTGTCGAGGAGCCTCCTGGAGACAACGTGGTTCCAGAGAACGTAGCTGACGTAGATCAGGGACCCCCCGAGGAGGAGGGAGGGGAAGAGGGCCTTGACGGTGAAGTTGTTCCCGAAGAAGTTTATCGCCAGGAGGAAGAGCCACACGTAGGAGGCAACGAGGAGGATCGCGAGGTAGATGACGTGGTTAAAGTTCGTCTTCTCGTACCTGAGGTGCAGCGCCCCCCATATCGTCAGCAGGGCTATGTAGAAATCCGGCACCTTGGAAGCGACGTCGTAAGCCGGCTGGGGAATCGTTATTCCCAGTGGGGAGAGGATGTAGTTCTCTATGTCAAGGGCCCCGATGAAGAGCGCCGCCGCGAGGAGGGCCCAGCCCTTGTCCCTGGTTTTGTAGGCCTTCCACGCGACGGCTCCGAAGAGCAGCCACCTTGAAAAGAAGTTCAGGAGGGGGATGAACTCGGACATCATCTCACCCTTTTCTCGATCTTTTCCTGCTTGAGGAGAACCATGGTTCCGGGCGGGACGTTCTTGTCGACGACCACGCCGGGCCCGATGAGGGAGTAGCTCCCTATCTTTCTTCCCGGGTATATGCTGACGTTTATTCCCGTCTTCACCCCGTGCCCGATTATGGCCCCGAGCTTGTGCCTTCCAGAGTCCTCGAGTTTTCCCTTGATCTCGACCTTCACATTGCCCCTGTCGTGCCTTAGGTTGGCGGTTATCGTCCCCGCGCCGAGGTTCGTGTTCTCGCCGATTATCGAGTCGCCCACGTAGTTGAGGTGCGGTGCGTTGCTGTTGTCCATTATGATGGAGTTCTTGACTTCAACTGCGTTGCCTATGTGGCAGTTGTCGCCTATGCTCGTGTGGGGTCTTATGAAGCAGTTCGGACCTATGCGGGAGTTCCTGCCGATCTTCACGGGCCCGATGATGTAGGCCCCGCTCCTCACGATGGTGCCTTCCCCTATCTCAACGGGTGGGATTACCGTCGCCCCCTCCTCAACCGTGCCTCTGATCTCGTGTCTGAGCTTGTTTCTGAGGAGGTACTCGTTGAGCTCGAGGAGGTTCCAGGGTCTTCCTATGTCGTTCCAGTAGGAGGAGTAAACGGCGTAGGCGACCTTTTTGCCTGCCCTGATCATCAGGTTGATCGTGTCCGTTATCTCGTACTCGCCCCGCTCGCTGAGGGGCGTTCTCTCGATGAAGTGGAAGACCTCCGGTTTGAAGAGGTATATCCCCAGGTTCGCGTAGCCCGGAACCTTCCCGGGCTTTTCAAGGATCCCGGTAACTTTCTCCCCGCTGACCTCAACCTTGCCGAAGTGGCTCAGATCCTCGAAGTGCTTGAGGACGAGTGCGGCGTCCGCCTTCTCCCTCCTGAACGCAGATACCAGCTCCTTTATCGCCTCGACCTCGAAGTAAATGTCACCGTTCGCCACTATGAACTCCTCGTCCCCAACGTGCTCCCTCGCCGATTCGACGGCCTTGGCTGTGCCTTCCCCGGGGCGCTGATCGACGTAGGTTATCGGCTTCCCTCCGAACTCGTCTCCAAGGGTTTCGATGATCTTCTTCTTTTCGTAGCGGACCACTATCACGAACTCGTCCACGAAGGGATAGAGGTTCTCGATCACGTACTCTATTATCGGCCTGTTTGCAACCTTAAGGATGACCTTTGGCCGGTCGTCGGTGAGGGGTCTGAGCCTCTCCCCTTTACCAGCCGCGAGTATGACCGCCTTCAAATTAACACCCCCATCAGGTACAGCAGGGCTCCAACCGTGCCGTAAAAGGCTAGGAAAGTTCTGTTTTCAAGCCTTTCGGTCAGCCGGAACAGGATCCAGAGAATGAGAAACGTCACAAAGAACGACGAGGCGAAGGATACGGGACCGAGCCACTTCGGCTTGGGCTGGCATTGGCCGGCCCTGATGATCTCGACGACGAGGTAAGCCGGAGCAGCCTGGAGCGAGAACTTCAGGATTCTCTTTGCATCGTATCCACTGAGCACCAGTGCTAGGGCACTCGTTCCACCCCTCGGCAGGCTGAAGAGTACCGCCAGGGCCTGAGCGAGCCCCACGGAGAGGGCATCCGCCGGCGTCGGTTCCTCCTCGAAGATCTTCCTTATCCCTTCCAGCGGTTTAAAGCCGTAGACGAGGGCGGGCAGGAGGGCTATAACGGCTCCCGCAATCGCCAGTTTCTCTGCTCCAGCCGTTGCCCTCGGGAGGAACCCGAGCACGAGGGTCAGCGCCGTTGCGAGGATCGCGTACTTGAGCTGGGCCGGGCTGAAGCCCCTGAGCGCCATAACCGGCTCCCTTGAGAGGATCTCCCGGAAGTAGAAGAGCAGGGCAACAAGGGCTCCGGCGTAGGCGGGAACGAGAAGGTTTACGTCCATGGAGAAAACTACCGTGGACGCGGGGAAAACCACTGCCAGTGCCGTCAGAAGGCCCGTGAATATAGCGCCGGCGACTCCCGTCATGTGGATCAGATTGTGTAGCCCTCCCAGGAGATAAACCTTTCCCTCGGCCTGCGATAGGTTTTTATATTTTCGCACCAATTCGGTTTTTAGAACACACCAAAGGAGGGTGAAAACATGGGGCTGGGTGCTATAGTGGACAAACTTAACAGGTACGAGGGGCTTTTTGAGAAGCTCGGGCTGCTGCTGGTCATCGTGTTCTTCCTGATGGTGATAGCCGGCTTCACCGACTCGTCGCACGTCGGGAAGCTGATGAGCCTTGTATTGCTGTTCCTCGTTGCCCTCGCGTCCCTGATTGGGGTAATCATCTACCGCTCGCTCGATTGAATACCTTTTTAAGGCCCCTCCCCAACCTTTTCTCCGCGAGATTGAGGGAGGGGTGAGAATGAAGAATCCGTTTGAGAAGATGCCGACGGTTCTTACCGCTGACGAGCTCATCGACAAGGCCTTCCGAAGGGCCGAGAGGGCCGCATCTGCCTACAACCCGCCCGGCGGGAAGGTCGCGAAGGCGAGACAGCGAGAAGAGCTCAGAGTTAGAACCGTCTCGAACGTCGTTCGCGACAACCTCAGGAAGATACTCGACAGAACTCCCGGTGTCTCGACGCTCCCGAGGTTCTATCAGGAGTTGGTTGACACGCTCGTTGATAGGGACCAGTTTCACAAATCCCTCGCGAGGGTCAACTGGGCGATAAAGACCATCAGGAACCTCGAACAGCGTTACGTGGAGAAGATACGCTACGAGCGCGACCCGAAGGAGATAGCCAAGCTCAGAAGGGCCTTCTACGGCCGAGTCGCGGACATACTCCACGAGATTGACGACGATTTGCGCTATCTGAATCAGGCCAGAAACGTTCTCAAGGAGTTACCAGTCGTCGATTTGGAGCTTCCTACCGTGGTTATAGCCGGCCACCCGAACGTTGGCAAGAGCACGCTTTTGAGGGCTTTAACCAACGCAAAGCCAGAGGTGGCGAGTTATCCCTTCACAACAAAGGGCATAAACGTCGGACAGTTCGAGGAGCACTACCTCCGCTACCAGGTTATAGACACGCCCGGTCTGCTCGACAGACCGCTCAGCGAGAGAAACGAGGTTGAGAAACAGGCGATTTTAGCGTTGAAGCACCTCGGAGATGTCATCGTCTACATCTTCGACCCGAGCGAGTACTGTGGGTTCCCAATCGAGGAGCAGATGCACCTCTTCGAGGAGATACTGAACGAGTTCGGCGAGTTCCCGTTCATAGTCGCAATAAACAAGGTTGACATAGCCGACGAGGAGAAGACAAAAGCCATCGAGGAGTTCGTTAAGGCCAAGGGACTTGAGCCCGTTAAGATTTCTGCCCTGACGGGCGAGGGCCTCGACGAGCTCAAGAAACGGGTAATAGCGGTCGTCGAGCCGAAGGCGAGAGAACTCGCGAGGAAGATTATGGAAAAGGAGCTTTCGAAGTTCAGGGAAGGATAGTGTAATGCGGAACTTTTATATTTTGTAATACCAATTTCTCTTTTGGTGGACTACATGGGCTCCGCGGTGATGAGCATAAGGATTCCGCAGGAACTCAGGCGGGAGATGAAGAAGTACGACATCAACTGGAGCGAGGAGATAAGGGAGTTCATTCGGAAGAGGATTGAGGAAGAAGAGAAAAAACGGGCCCTTCAGGAGGTCATAGAACTCGTCGAGTCACTTCCCGGAGTCCCTGAAGGGACCGCAAAACGGCTCGTGAGGGAGGATCGTGATAGTCATTGACACCTCGGCCCTCTGTAAGTTTCTGCTGAAGGAGAGCGGATGGGAAAAGGTCATACCCTACCTCCAGCCCGAGAACGATGCCCGAACTGTTGAGATGCTCATCACCGAGTGCGCCAACGTCATCTGGAAGAACGTTAGAATATACAAAACCCTCCGGAGGGAGGAAGGAGAGAGGCTCCTTGATGCCCTCGGGCTTCTCGTTGATAAGAGAGTCATAACGGTTGAGGAGAACCGAAAATACCTTCGGGAAGCCTTTGAACTGAGCGTTGAGCACGGCATAGCGGTCTACGATGCCCTCTTCATAGCGCAGGCCAGGGAACTCAACGCAACCCTCGTTACCTGCGACGAGAAACAGGGGCGGATAGCCGAGAAGCTTGGAGTTAATACAGTAGTTATTTGAGCTCAAACCAAACGGACCAGAACAACAGGACCAAAGGCAAATTAGAAAAGGGTTCAGGCGTTCTCCTCCTTGAGGAGAACCGCGTTGACGACTCCGTCCTGGCCGGGCCTGCTGGTGACGACGGCCTTACCAATCTCGGTCTCGATTATCGCTCCCTTGGTGATGATGTTTCTCCTCGCGTACTGCCTGTTGGCCGGGTTCTCAACGACGTTGAGTATCTTGACCTTCTTGCCCTTTCCACCCTCGAAGACGTTCGCGTAGAGGGCTTCAACGAGGCGAACCTTCCTGTTACCGCCGTAGGTTCTGATTATCTTCCTCTTCTCCCTCTCCTCTGCGACGCGCGTGTTTGCGGGCTCTCTTCCGAGCTCCCTCTTCCTCTTCTTCCTGGCCAAGACGATTCTTCCACCCGAAGGCTTTTTGAGTGATCTTCCCTGCCAGATGGCCATTTTTCTCACCCCAGATGATCCTGAGTTAGACCTAACGCCACTTTGAAGGGTGCGTTTATAAGCTTTTCTTACGGGGAGCCTTTATAAATCCTCCCACCTACTCGGAACGGCCGATGAGGACGCCTCCCGACTCTGAGGTGTGATGAGTGGACGGCTGGCCGAGGCGGTGAAGATGCTCTTCGTAATCAGACCCGGAAGGAAGAAGAACGAGCTCGAGGCCTTCTTTATCGAGAACGAGCCGGAAAAGCTTAGCGAGATGAGGAACCTGAAGGCCGAGCGGATATTCCGCCTCATAATGAGAGAGGGAAGGCTCTTCAAGGTCTTGGAGGGGAGCAACTACCGCAATCCAAAGGAGATTGAAAAGCTCCTTCGCCAGGCGAGAATAGTCCTCGTAAACGCGGACGAGTGGGAGGACTACTTTAAGAAAAGGCTCCAGAACAAGCGCGTTGAGAAGGCCGAATTGTGCCGTCTCTGCCTCCTTGAGGGCAGGATAACCGTCCTAACGCCAGGCAACAGGATAAAGTACCGGAACGAGTACATCTGTGAGCGCTGTGCGGAGGACGAGCTGAAGAGGGAGCTCAGGTTTAGATTCAACAGCATAGCGATGTTCGAGCAGGCGAAGAAGCTCCTCGACAGGTTTAGAGACCTCGATAAGGTTTTGTATGCCTTCGACCCGCGCTTCGACCCGACGAAGCACCCTGAAATAACTAAATGGGACGAGCTGAAGGCCAAGCACGTCAAGGTCGAGAAGGTCAAGGTTGACGAGCTTCCGCTCCCGGAGAAGTTCAAGGAGGTTTTAGCGGCCGAGGGCGTGAAGGAGCTCCTCCCGGTTCAGAGTCTGGCCGTCAAGAACGGCCTCCTCGAAGGCGAGAATTTACTCGTCGTTTCCGCGACCGCGAGCGGTAAGACGCTAATCGGAGAATTAGCGGGAGTTCCCAAGGCGATGGAGGGCAAAAAGCTCCTCTTCTTGGTCCCGCTCGTGGCCCTGGCGAATCAAAAATATGAGGACTTTAAGCGGAGGTACTCAAAGCTCGGCCTCCGCGTTGCCATTCGCGTTGGCATGAGCAGGATTAAGACCCGGGACGAGCTGGTAGTCGTCGATACCGGCATAGACGCGGACATCATAGTGGGAACCTACGAGGGAATAGACTACCTCCTCCGCACCGGAAGGAAGATAGGCAACGTCGGGACGATTGTCATAGACGAGATACACACGCTCGACGACGAGGAGCGCGGGCCGAGGCTCGACGGACTAATCGCGAGGCTGAGGAGGCTCTACCCGAAGGCCCAGTTCATAGGCCTTTCCGCAACCGTCGGGAATCCTGAGGAGCTGGCTAAAGAGCTCGGATTAAAGCTCGTCCTCTACGACGAGAGGCCGGTTGATCTGGAGAGGCACATCATCATAGCGCGCAGCGAGTCCGAGAAGTGGCGTCACATAGCCAACCTCTGCAGAGCGGAGGCGATGAGAAAGTCGAGACAGGGCTACAAGGGGCAGACGATAGTCTTCACCTTCTCAAGGAAGCGGACGCACGAGCTTTCGGCCTACCTCACGAGCAAGGGCCTCCGCGCGAAGCCTTACCACTCCGGTTTGCCCTACAAGCAGAGGAAGCTTACCGAGATGGAGTTTTTAGCTCAGAGGCTCGACGTCGTTGTCACGACTGCCGCGTTGGGAGCGGGCGTGGACTTTCCAGCGAGTCAGGTCATCTTTGAGAGCCTCGCGATGGGCAACAAGTGGCTCACCGTCCGGGAGTTCCACCAGATGCTCGGAAGGGCTGGAAGGCCCCTCTACCACGAGAAGGGAAAAGTTTACCTAATAGTCGAGCCCGGGAGAAAATATTCGGCCCAGATGGAGGGAACCGAGGAAGAAATAGCTTTCAAGCTCCTTACCGCGCCGATAGAGCCCGTAACTGTGGAGTGGAGCGACGAGCTTGAGCAGGACAACGTCTTGGCTCATTCCTGCGTCTTCAACCGGCTTGACGTTATAGAGGAAGTTCAGGAGCGTTGCTTGGGAGCCAACCAGAGCGCCGAGAAGGTTTTAGAAAAGCTGGAGGAGTTCGAGCTCGTAAGCCTCAAAAGGTCCCTCGTCGAGGTTACACCTTACGGAAGGGCCGTGAGTATGAGCTTTTTACTGCCAAAGGAGGCCGAGTTCATACGGAGGAACCTTCGGGAGAAGCCCGCTCGCTGGATTGCGCTCAAGCTTCACCCCTTCGAGAACCTGTATCTAAGCGGAACGCTCCAGAGAGAGCTTGAGGGAGCCGTGAGAGGCAGGATAAGCGCCAACGTATTCTCGCCGAGCTTCGCCTCCATCTTGGAAGAGCTTGACAAGGTGATTCCCGAGCTCAGTCCAAACGCAGCCGAGAGGCTGTTCACGATTTATCAGGAGTTCTTCATGTGCGGTGAGGAAGACTGCACCGAGTACGCGATGGAGCGCGTTGGAAACCTCATAATCGAGCTTCGCAGGAGCGGGAAGCACCCGACCCAGATAGCGGAGCACTTCAGGAAGGTCTACGGTCTAATCGTTTATCCCGGCGACGTCTTCACGTGGTTAGACGGCATCGTCAGGAAGCTTGAGGCGGTGGAGAGAATCGCGAGGGTCTTCCGCGTGAGAAAGGCTGAGGAGGAAGCGAGGCTCCTCAGAAGGGAAATAGAAGAGGGCAGGTCGTTCGATGCCCAAAACCAAAGGAGAGAAGGAGTTAGATCTGGAGCACCATCTGGGCCGGATCCCTTATTGCGGGACCGAGACCGAGGACGTAGATGGCCAGATACCAGAAGCGCCGCTCCTCCTCGTCGGGGACGAGGTGTTTGAGCCCGTAGTAGACCGCTATGAGGATTATTGTTATCCAGGGATAGTAGATGTAGGCCCCAAACCATTGGACGAGATGGTGCTCGATCCAGTGGACCTCTCTGTAACCGTAGTAGTGCAGGCCAACGACCGTTGAGCCCATATCGTAGTAGTGAGCGAGGACGGCGTAGAGATAGAGCTTGTCAAATGGTCTCCATTTGTAGAACGCAAGCACGACCGCCCATGAAATCAGGGTGTGGATCATCGTGAGCTCGTATGGCTCCCAGCTCTTGGCGTGAATTGCCAGCTGGTAGTTGGCCCAGAGTGCCAGCAGAGTTCCCCACGCTATCGTTATTTTCGGGTACGTCTTCAGCTTGGCATCAGCAACTATCGCCGGAACTATTAGGACGAAGGCCGTGAAGAATATCCCCGGGGTTAGAATTAGCGGGTTTTCCGGCAGGACTCCACCATCGACGAGGGCCCTCACAGTGGCCCCAAAAACCACCATCGGCGTCACGGCCCAGAACAGTCTCTCGTCCACCTTGATTCCAAGGGGCTTTATTATATATCTGTAGGAGTAAGTCACTCCAAGTCCAAAGAGCACCGCGTAAACCAGGGTGTTGATCGCGTTGTAGCCGCTTCTCGTGAACATGGGTTCCCAGAAGTACTGGTTGAAGAAGTTCCAGATCGCTTCCAGCATCTCCACCACCGCACCCACTACACGAACTGGTTAATAAGCTTTGAGCTAACGAATAACTTTTTAAAGTCTGAATTCTCCAACTATGTGGTGGTGTCAATGGAAACGGTTGAGAGCTCGTTCCAGTACGAGGAGGTAGACGTCAGCACCGAGCGAATGTTGGGACTGATAGGAGTTCTGTCGCCGATAGCGTCTTTAATCCCCTACATTGGAGGCGCCTTCAGTCTGCTGGGATGGGTACTTGTGCTGATAGCCCTCCACGGGATTGGTGAAAAACTCGGTGACGATAGACCCTTCACCTACTACCTCTACGGCTTCATAATCGGCTTTGTAACCTTAATCCTGATCGTCTTCATGATCGTTGCTCTCCAGATGGGCGGGGTGATACTGGCTTTGCTCATCGGGATACCATTGATTATCGCGAGCCTTTATTA belongs to Thermococcus sp. AM4 and includes:
- a CDS encoding DUF835 domain-containing protein, yielding MSEFIPLLNFFSRWLLFGAVAWKAYKTRDKGWALLAAALFIGALDIENYILSPLGITIPQPAYDVASKVPDFYIALLTIWGALHLRYEKTNFNHVIYLAILLVASYVWLFLLAINFFGNNFTVKALFPSLLLGGSLIYVSYVLWNHVVSRRLLDRLFPVGLGIVGLLNLTYPFGRPVVWYSNMAFFLAAIGRLLAAVGAFTFVFYPLSEPMRRPESPPLTPGSYLARDRKDIQKILPEFFENDIIAVTRLSPAEIVGKFTPASMVFWITKAKEGQVSDSPKVIAISPTKLGILQDLIVREIERGYRTVYVDAFEYLVIEVGFQVAFKFLLSVRDFVLSKGGTLVLVANPEALKEQEWKLVLREFTPLKSLKKAEKNQRE
- the purM gene encoding phosphoribosylformylglycinamidine cyclo-ligase, with protein sequence MLTYAQAGVDDEKTARALRSIINLARETFRFRRGKSGEPAENLGHYSALLDFGKFYLAMTTDGVGTKVLVAEAVGKFDTIGIDMIAMNVNDLLCVGAEPVALVDYLAVREPDERVFGEIAKGLYAGAEQAGIAIVGGETAVMPDLVNGFDLAGTAIGIVEKGKVITGEKIKPGDAVIGISSSGIHSNGLTLARKLLIPKYGLDYEYEGRKLWEWLLEPTRIYVRAVLELLERVEVHGLAHITGGGLTNLKRLTNYGFSIEMPPIEGIFRLIHENGVPLEEMFRVFNMGVGLVAIVPPEEKEDALEILNKHYESFELGVVTEEPSIMVENYGIKL
- a CDS encoding undecaprenyl-diphosphate phosphatase, which translates into the protein MRKYKNLSQAEGKVYLLGGLHNLIHMTGVAGAIFTGLLTALAVVFPASTVVFSMDVNLLVPAYAGALVALLFYFREILSREPVMALRGFSPAQLKYAILATALTLVLGFLPRATAGAEKLAIAGAVIALLPALVYGFKPLEGIRKIFEEEPTPADALSVGLAQALAVLFSLPRGGTSALALVLSGYDAKRILKFSLQAAPAYLVVEIIRAGQCQPKPKWLGPVSFASSFFVTFLILWILFRLTERLENRTFLAFYGTVGALLYLMGVLI
- a CDS encoding type II toxin-antitoxin system VapC family toxin, translated to MIVIDTSALCKFLLKESGWEKVIPYLQPENDARTVEMLITECANVIWKNVRIYKTLRREEGERLLDALGLLVDKRVITVEENRKYLREAFELSVEHGIAVYDALFIAQARELNATLVTCDEKQGRIAEKLGVNTVVI
- the purT gene encoding phosphoribosylglycinamide formyltransferase 2, coding for MIKPRDELGTAMTDSAQKILLLGSGELGKEIAIEAQRLGVEVVAVDRYASAPAMQVAHRSYVSDMRNADFLFSVIEREKPDAIIPEIEAINLDALFELEKDGYFVVPNAKATWIAMHRERTRETLAKEAKVPTSRYAYATTLDELYEACEKIGYPCHTKAIMSSSGKGSYFVKGPEDIPKAWEVAKKKARGSADKIIVEEHIDFDVEVTELAVRHYDENGEVVTTFPKPVGHYQIDGDYHSSWQPAEILERAEREVYRIAKRITDVLGGLGLFGVEMFVKGDKVWANEVSPRPHDTGMVTLASHPTGFSEFGLHLRAVLGLPIPGEWVNGYRLFPLLTPAATHVIKANVSGYSPRFRGLAKALSVPNATVRLFGKPEAYPGRRLGVAIAWDKNVEGAKRKAEMVAHSIELRTRSSDWHGQEYEKRKHLMG
- a CDS encoding NOG1 family protein; translated protein: MKNPFEKMPTVLTADELIDKAFRRAERAASAYNPPGGKVAKARQREELRVRTVSNVVRDNLRKILDRTPGVSTLPRFYQELVDTLVDRDQFHKSLARVNWAIKTIRNLEQRYVEKIRYERDPKEIAKLRRAFYGRVADILHEIDDDLRYLNQARNVLKELPVVDLELPTVVIAGHPNVGKSTLLRALTNAKPEVASYPFTTKGINVGQFEEHYLRYQVIDTPGLLDRPLSERNEVEKQAILALKHLGDVIVYIFDPSEYCGFPIEEQMHLFEEILNEFGEFPFIVAINKVDIADEEKTKAIEEFVKAKGLEPVKISALTGEGLDELKKRVIAVVEPKARELARKIMEKELSKFREG
- the glmU gene encoding bifunctional sugar-1-phosphate nucleotidylyltransferase/acetyltransferase, with the translated sequence MKAVILAAGKGERLRPLTDDRPKVILKVANRPIIEYVIENLYPFVDEFVIVVRYEKKKIIETLGDEFGGKPITYVDQRPGEGTAKAVESAREHVGDEEFIVANGDIYFEVEAIKELVSAFRREKADAALVLKHFEDLSHFGKVEVSGEKVTGILEKPGKVPGYANLGIYLFKPEVFHFIERTPLSERGEYEITDTINLMIRAGKKVAYAVYSSYWNDIGRPWNLLELNEYLLRNKLRHEIRGTVEEGATVIPPVEIGEGTIVRSGAYIIGPVKIGRNSRIGPNCFIRPHTSIGDNCHIGNAVEVKNSIIMDNSNAPHLNYVGDSIIGENTNLGAGTITANLRHDRGNVKVEIKGKLEDSGRHKLGAIIGHGVKTGINVSIYPGRKIGSYSLIGPGVVVDKNVPPGTMVLLKQEKIEKRVR
- a CDS encoding preprotein translocase subunit Sec61beta, with the protein product MAKDKTTLPPTGAGLMRFFDEDTRAIKVSPKGVIAIALVLIAFEVFLHLFGPSIFG